In Actinomadura citrea, a single window of DNA contains:
- a CDS encoding aminotransferase class V-fold PLP-dependent enzyme, protein MTQSVKPDERSVPDPAGPANGGSPRRLRDAPWESIRELFALDPTTTHLNTGTVGAMPYEVLDTIDRVTREWTGGLADVYKPSGYYEHRAAIGRAFGVDQDEIVICHNATEGVARIIQGLDLHEGDEVVTTSHECYSVLSNFNLVRNRYGLTIKTLTMPTGYDVTADEIVDLFEAAITPRTKVLAFAGITLFTGTMMPMRRLCELAQRHGLTTVIDGALLPGLVNLDMRALGADFIACSGSKFQCGPLGTGILYLRNKVFPEYNPLPLPTFWPVISTWYPMIGSPPPRTRTSVESDDTALYVQSAGSASIARGAALARACEIWDEIGRDRIERRAMELGDHARRRLVEAFGKESIFSPGEDPLLKSPLIAFNPFRDPEAAWNIKKFTAFTDRLEREHRIWIRWTEFDVPGSPHQHYAARVCTHLFNTREEIDRAIGIMARLGEEMS, encoded by the coding sequence GTGACACAGTCCGTGAAGCCCGACGAGCGCAGCGTCCCGGACCCGGCCGGGCCGGCGAACGGCGGATCACCGCGGCGGCTCCGCGACGCGCCATGGGAGAGCATCCGCGAACTGTTCGCCCTGGATCCGACCACGACCCACCTCAACACCGGCACCGTCGGCGCGATGCCCTACGAGGTGCTCGACACGATCGACCGGGTGACCCGCGAGTGGACCGGCGGGCTGGCCGACGTCTACAAGCCGTCCGGCTACTACGAGCACCGCGCCGCCATCGGCAGGGCGTTCGGCGTCGACCAGGACGAGATCGTGATCTGCCACAACGCCACCGAGGGCGTCGCCCGCATCATCCAGGGGCTCGACCTGCACGAGGGCGACGAGGTGGTCACCACGAGCCACGAGTGCTACTCGGTGCTCTCCAACTTCAACCTCGTCCGGAACCGGTACGGCCTGACGATCAAGACACTGACCATGCCGACCGGCTACGACGTCACGGCCGACGAGATCGTCGACCTCTTCGAGGCGGCCATCACCCCCCGCACCAAGGTGCTCGCGTTCGCCGGGATCACGCTGTTCACGGGCACGATGATGCCGATGCGCAGGCTGTGCGAGCTGGCGCAGCGGCACGGCCTGACCACCGTGATCGACGGCGCGCTGCTGCCCGGACTCGTGAACCTGGACATGCGGGCGCTGGGCGCCGACTTCATCGCGTGCTCGGGGTCGAAGTTCCAGTGCGGGCCGCTGGGAACCGGCATCCTCTACCTGCGCAACAAGGTCTTCCCCGAGTACAACCCGCTGCCGCTGCCGACGTTCTGGCCCGTGATCTCCACCTGGTATCCGATGATCGGCAGTCCCCCGCCGCGGACGAGGACGTCGGTCGAGAGCGACGACACCGCCCTGTACGTGCAGAGCGCCGGCAGCGCGAGCATCGCCAGGGGCGCCGCGCTGGCGCGGGCCTGCGAGATCTGGGACGAGATCGGCCGGGACCGCATCGAGAGGCGGGCGATGGAGCTCGGCGACCACGCCCGGCGGCGCCTCGTGGAGGCCTTCGGCAAGGAGTCGATCTTCTCGCCCGGTGAGGACCCGCTGCTGAAGTCCCCCCTCATCGCCTTCAACCCGTTCCGCGACCCCGAGGCCGCCTGGAACATCAAGAAGTTCACCGCGTTCACCGACCGCCTGGAGCGGGAGCACCGCATCTGGATCCGGTGGACCGAGTTCGACGTCCCGGGCTCGCCGCACCAGCACTACGCGGCGCGGGTCTGCACCCACCTGTTCAACACCCGCGAGGAGATCGACCGGGCGATCGGCATCATGGCCCGCCTCGGCGAGGAGATGTCATGA
- a CDS encoding ABC transporter substrate-binding protein, translating to MDHVDPACAYYAFSHQIIRLFARQLFGYPTAVDETALTPVPDVAAESPTIANGGMSPDGLVYRIRLRPGVMWDTDPPREVTAEDFVRGFKRMCNPVAGAGAIAYYTSTIKGMAEFAEGYRREFAGRAPSAADLAGYQNAHEISGLRADGDRTLVVELVRPANDLLNLLSMMFASAAPREYDAFVPDSAEFIANIRSNGPYRLTGYENGSHLTMERNPVWRQDTDPLRHQYVDGLDVRMARVDDDRVREAIRSGEADLSWGAPVISEDRRPPDADRHLGYAMNPYLVFNLKTPNEGGALRDVRVRRAVAYAVDKASMVRLLDDMDLGTVTQTAHTAIPPGNFGHREYDRYPTPGDHGDPAKARALLAEAGYPDGLTLRVLYRADAPHADIARYYAADLEKAGFTVELRLISQPDEYYRFLQNPAMAEAGEWDITAAAWTPDWFGNNGRAYVQPMFQSNFAAGTSNYGGYRNPEVDRLIEEALSEPDPARAEELWHRIDRQVIEDVAIVPVLACEPTIPHMTSARVRNGLPLPQVDRWLDAACIWLDPPD from the coding sequence ATGGACCACGTCGATCCCGCGTGCGCCTATTACGCCTTTTCGCATCAGATCATCAGGCTGTTCGCGCGGCAGTTGTTCGGCTACCCGACGGCCGTGGACGAGACCGCCCTGACCCCGGTCCCCGATGTCGCCGCGGAGTCGCCGACGATCGCCAACGGCGGGATGAGCCCGGACGGGCTCGTGTACCGGATCCGACTGCGCCCGGGCGTCATGTGGGACACCGACCCGCCGCGCGAGGTGACGGCGGAGGACTTCGTGCGCGGCTTCAAGCGGATGTGCAACCCGGTGGCCGGCGCCGGGGCGATCGCCTACTACACGAGCACCATCAAGGGGATGGCCGAGTTCGCCGAGGGCTACCGGCGGGAGTTCGCCGGACGGGCCCCGTCGGCCGCCGACCTGGCCGGTTACCAGAACGCGCACGAGATCTCCGGGCTGCGGGCCGACGGCGACCGCACCCTGGTCGTCGAGCTCGTGCGGCCCGCCAACGACCTGCTGAACCTCCTGTCGATGATGTTCGCGTCCGCGGCGCCGCGCGAGTACGACGCGTTCGTCCCGGACAGTGCCGAGTTCATCGCCAATATCCGTTCCAACGGCCCGTACCGCCTCACCGGCTACGAGAACGGCAGTCACCTGACGATGGAGCGGAACCCGGTGTGGCGGCAGGACACCGATCCTCTGCGCCACCAGTACGTCGACGGCCTGGACGTGCGGATGGCGCGTGTCGACGACGACCGGGTGCGGGAGGCGATCCGGAGCGGGGAGGCCGATCTCTCCTGGGGCGCGCCGGTCATCAGCGAGGACCGCCGTCCCCCGGACGCGGACCGGCATCTCGGCTACGCGATGAACCCCTACCTGGTGTTCAACCTGAAGACCCCGAACGAGGGCGGGGCGCTGCGCGACGTCAGGGTGCGCAGAGCCGTCGCGTACGCCGTCGACAAGGCCTCCATGGTCAGGCTGCTCGACGACATGGACCTGGGGACGGTGACCCAGACCGCGCACACGGCGATCCCTCCGGGCAACTTCGGGCACCGCGAGTACGACCGCTATCCGACGCCGGGGGACCACGGCGATCCGGCGAAGGCGCGGGCACTGCTCGCCGAGGCCGGGTACCCCGACGGGCTCACCCTCAGGGTCCTGTACCGTGCCGACGCGCCCCACGCCGACATCGCGCGGTACTACGCCGCCGACCTGGAGAAGGCCGGGTTCACGGTCGAACTGCGGCTGATCAGCCAGCCCGACGAGTACTACCGGTTCCTGCAGAACCCGGCCATGGCCGAGGCCGGCGAGTGGGACATCACGGCGGCGGCGTGGACGCCCGACTGGTTCGGCAACAACGGCCGCGCCTACGTCCAGCCGATGTTCCAGTCCAACTTCGCCGCCGGCACCAGCAACTACGGCGGGTACCGCAACCCGGAGGTGGACCGCCTCATCGAGGAGGCCCTGTCCGAACCGGATCCGGCGCGGGCGGAGGAACTGTGGCACCGGATCGACCGGCAGGTCATCGAGGACGTCGCGATCGTGCCCGTCCTGGCCTGCGAGCCGACCATCCCCCACATGACCAGCGCCCGCGTGCGCAACGGCCTGCCGCTGCCCCAGGTGGACCGCTGGCTCGACGCGGCCTGCATCTGGCTCGACCCGCCCGACTGA
- a CDS encoding DegT/DnrJ/EryC1/StrS family aminotransferase — protein sequence MIPLFKVAMAPDALGRISEVLDSGRLEHGPKMVEFEEALALRLGNPRVLAVNCGTSGLHLALSMVADPDRFPATAQPSGDAGGPGEVLSTPLTFEATNWPILAHGLRVRWVDVDPATLTIDLDDLAAKISPATRAIVVVHWLGYPVDLNRLREIVDRAEEAYGFRPVVIEDCAQAWGATYRGAPLGNHGNVCVYSFGAIKILTCGSGGLIVLPDEDLHRRARLRRWLGIERQADRVHGDYDVAEWGYRFPMNDISAAIGLSNLEIVDGLLARTRKNAAFYDKELSGIAGVEHTERADDREPSFWAYPLKVADRTSFMRKMADAGIMTSMISRRNDAHSCVAVAREGLPGLDGVHDRVVYVPVGWWLSEEERGHIADTIRSGW from the coding sequence ATGATTCCGCTGTTCAAGGTCGCGATGGCGCCGGACGCGCTCGGCCGGATCTCCGAGGTGCTCGACAGCGGCCGCCTGGAGCACGGGCCCAAGATGGTCGAGTTCGAGGAGGCCCTGGCGCTGCGCCTCGGCAACCCGCGGGTCCTCGCGGTCAACTGCGGCACCTCCGGTCTCCACCTCGCGCTCAGCATGGTGGCCGACCCCGATCGCTTCCCCGCGACGGCCCAGCCCTCCGGTGACGCCGGCGGTCCGGGCGAGGTGCTGAGCACGCCGCTGACCTTCGAGGCCACGAACTGGCCGATCCTCGCCCACGGGCTGCGCGTGCGCTGGGTCGACGTCGATCCGGCCACGCTGACGATCGACCTCGACGACCTCGCCGCGAAGATCTCGCCGGCCACCCGCGCGATCGTCGTCGTCCACTGGCTGGGCTATCCGGTCGACCTGAACCGGCTGCGCGAGATCGTCGACCGGGCCGAGGAGGCCTACGGATTCCGTCCCGTGGTGATCGAGGACTGCGCGCAGGCGTGGGGCGCGACCTACCGGGGGGCGCCGCTGGGCAACCACGGGAACGTCTGCGTGTACAGCTTCGGCGCCATCAAGATCCTCACCTGCGGAAGCGGCGGGCTGATCGTGCTCCCCGACGAGGACCTGCACCGGCGGGCCCGGCTGCGCCGCTGGCTCGGCATCGAGCGGCAGGCCGACCGGGTGCACGGCGACTACGACGTCGCCGAGTGGGGCTACCGCTTCCCGATGAACGACATCTCCGCGGCGATAGGACTGTCCAATCTGGAGATCGTCGACGGCCTGCTCGCCCGGACGCGGAAGAACGCCGCCTTCTACGACAAGGAGCTGTCGGGGATCGCGGGCGTCGAGCACACCGAGCGGGCGGACGACCGGGAGCCCTCGTTCTGGGCGTACCCGCTGAAGGTGGCGGACCGCACGTCCTTCATGCGGAAGATGGCCGACGCCGGGATCATGACGAGCATGATCTCCCGGCGCAACGACGCCCACAGCTGCGTCGCCGTCGCGCGGGAAGGGCTGCCGGGTCTGGACGGCGTGCACGACCGCGTGGTCTACGTGCCCGTCGGCTGGTGGCTGTCCGAGGAGGAGCGCGGCCACATCGCGGACACCATCAGGTCGGGCTGGTGA
- a CDS encoding methyltransferase has protein sequence MDAQQSALFLFEEAMAFAYSAALRAAAELGVADHLADGPRTTAELAAATGTGQGALYRILRLLAARGVVHEDRPGRFRLTARGDALRADAPMSARAGILMFTDRMFWTVTHEAATVARDEATTFEQLFGTTIGGYFAENADIEALFYDGMATVSEAENALVAGSYAFPSSGTVVDVGGGKGGFLRAVLRRNPGLHGVLLDQEEHVLGHHLLGGDDIAGRWQITDGDFFASVPSGDVYLIKRILHNWDDEKCVAILRNCRRAMKPDGRVLAVDAIIPAGNAAHQSKPMDFMMLAARTGQERTEAELHPLFEAAGLRLARVLPTASVMSIAEGVPR, from the coding sequence ATGGACGCGCAGCAGTCCGCGCTCTTCCTCTTCGAGGAGGCGATGGCCTTCGCCTACTCGGCCGCGCTGCGCGCGGCGGCCGAACTCGGCGTGGCCGACCACCTGGCCGATGGCCCGCGCACGACGGCCGAGCTCGCCGCCGCCACCGGGACGGGCCAGGGTGCGCTGTACCGGATCCTGCGGCTGCTCGCGGCACGCGGCGTGGTCCACGAGGACCGGCCGGGACGGTTCCGGCTGACCGCCAGGGGCGACGCGCTGCGCGCCGACGCGCCGATGTCCGCCCGCGCGGGCATCCTGATGTTCACCGACCGGATGTTCTGGACGGTCACCCACGAGGCCGCGACCGTCGCCCGGGACGAGGCGACGACGTTCGAGCAGCTCTTCGGCACGACGATCGGCGGCTACTTCGCGGAGAACGCCGACATCGAGGCGCTCTTCTACGACGGCATGGCCACGGTCTCCGAGGCCGAGAACGCCCTCGTCGCCGGGAGCTATGCGTTCCCGTCGTCCGGCACGGTCGTCGACGTCGGCGGAGGCAAGGGCGGATTCCTCCGTGCCGTGCTGCGGAGGAACCCCGGGCTGCACGGCGTCCTCCTCGACCAGGAGGAGCACGTGCTCGGCCACCACCTGCTGGGCGGCGACGACATCGCCGGCCGCTGGCAGATCACCGACGGGGACTTCTTCGCCTCCGTCCCCTCGGGGGACGTGTACCTGATCAAGCGCATCCTGCACAACTGGGACGACGAGAAGTGCGTGGCGATCCTGCGCAACTGCCGGCGGGCGATGAAGCCGGACGGGCGGGTCCTCGCCGTCGACGCGATCATCCCGGCCGGCAACGCGGCCCACCAGAGCAAGCCGATGGACTTCATGATGCTCGCGGCGCGCACCGGGCAGGAGCGCACCGAGGCGGAACTGCACCCGCTGTTCGAGGCCGCCGGCCTGCGGCTCGCGCGCGTCCTGCCCACCGCCTCGGTCATGTCGATCGCCGAGGGCGTGCCGCGCTGA
- a CDS encoding ABC transporter substrate-binding protein, with product MTVSDRPQAAPWSEDLPRPGGTLRLHGPAPVHRLDPSASHQAPADQLIRLFARQLFGYAPAPDLRDWRAIAPAPDLATDVPSTYNTGMGARHTNYVVHLRRGVFWDTAPAREVTAHDVVRGLKRLANPLTRPAALPYFTSTIRGMAQYCEDYAAAIRRDDPAAEELAAFQNSHDIPGVLVLDDESLVIELMRPAIDFAAIMALPCASPAPVEYDAFLPGSPELHRNLRSNGPYRPVHLVPGRELRLEPNPAWRQESDPLRHRYLDGVEVTVEDAAPERVAARVASGAADLPWGVRVAEPHDAEPADPGDGLGLALDPYLVFNVQSPTAGGALADARVRRALSYAIDKAAIADLHRRSGGGALVRIAGSVVPPGNDAHQELDLYATPGGRGDARKCRALLAEAGHGSGLALTAVHLDTDLDAAVARSYAADLEKAGVTVRLVALDHDARDALLGDPGRAAEGAWDVAAASWSPDWHPNNGRVFLQPMFQSSDSRNSANHGRYRRPEVDRLIERALTTIEEPARSTAAWNLAERTVLEDAAVVPILFQRPAVPRLRGPRVRGAIPMPALGHAYDLAGVWLDPPDDPAG from the coding sequence ATGACCGTCTCCGACCGCCCCCAGGCCGCCCCGTGGAGCGAGGACCTGCCGCGGCCCGGCGGGACGCTCCGCCTCCACGGCCCGGCCCCCGTCCACCGCCTCGACCCGTCGGCCTCCCACCAGGCGCCCGCCGACCAGCTCATCAGGCTGTTCGCCCGGCAGCTGTTCGGCTACGCCCCCGCACCGGACCTGCGCGACTGGCGGGCCATCGCCCCGGCGCCCGACCTCGCGACCGACGTCCCGTCCACCTACAACACCGGAATGGGCGCGCGGCACACCAACTACGTGGTGCACCTGCGCCGCGGCGTCTTCTGGGACACCGCGCCCGCGCGGGAGGTCACGGCGCACGACGTCGTGCGCGGGCTGAAGCGGCTGGCGAACCCGCTCACGAGGCCCGCCGCCCTGCCCTACTTCACCAGCACGATCAGGGGCATGGCGCAGTACTGCGAGGACTACGCCGCGGCGATCCGCCGCGACGACCCGGCCGCCGAGGAACTGGCCGCCTTCCAGAACTCCCACGACATCCCCGGCGTCCTCGTCCTGGACGACGAGTCGCTGGTCATCGAGCTCATGCGGCCGGCCATCGACTTCGCCGCCATCATGGCCCTGCCGTGCGCGTCGCCCGCCCCGGTCGAGTACGACGCGTTCCTGCCCGGCAGCCCGGAACTGCACCGCAACCTCCGGAGCAACGGGCCGTACCGGCCCGTCCATCTCGTGCCGGGCCGCGAGCTGCGGCTCGAACCCAATCCCGCCTGGCGGCAGGAGTCCGATCCGCTCCGGCACCGGTACCTCGACGGCGTCGAGGTCACGGTCGAGGACGCGGCGCCCGAACGCGTCGCCGCGCGGGTCGCGTCGGGCGCGGCCGACCTGCCGTGGGGGGTGCGGGTCGCCGAGCCGCACGACGCCGAGCCGGCCGATCCGGGCGACGGCCTCGGCCTCGCCCTCGACCCTTACCTCGTCTTCAACGTCCAGAGTCCCACCGCGGGCGGCGCGCTGGCCGATGCCAGGGTGCGCCGGGCGCTGTCGTACGCGATCGACAAGGCGGCGATCGCCGACCTCCACCGGCGGTCCGGCGGCGGTGCGCTGGTGCGGATCGCCGGTTCCGTCGTGCCGCCGGGCAACGACGCGCACCAGGAGCTCGACCTCTACGCGACCCCGGGGGGCCGGGGAGACGCGCGGAAGTGCCGGGCGCTGCTCGCCGAGGCGGGCCACGGGAGCGGTCTGGCGCTCACCGCGGTCCATCTCGACACCGACCTGGACGCGGCGGTCGCGCGCTCGTACGCGGCCGACCTGGAGAAGGCGGGCGTCACCGTCCGGCTGGTGGCGCTCGACCACGACGCCCGGGACGCCCTCCTCGGTGATCCGGGGCGCGCGGCGGAGGGAGCGTGGGACGTCGCGGCCGCGTCGTGGTCGCCGGACTGGCACCCGAACAACGGCCGGGTCTTCCTGCAGCCGATGTTCCAGTCGAGCGACTCCCGCAACTCCGCGAACCACGGCCGCTACCGGCGCCCGGAGGTCGACCGCCTGATCGAGCGGGCGCTCACCACGATCGAGGAGCCGGCGCGGTCGACCGCGGCGTGGAACCTGGCCGAGCGGACGGTGCTGGAGGACGCCGCGGTCGTGCCGATCCTGTTCCAGCGGCCGGCGGTCCCGCGCCTGCGCGGCCCGCGGGTGCGGGGCGCGATCCCGATGCCCGCGCTCGGCCATGCGTACGACCTCGCCGGCGTCTGGCTCGACCCGCCGGACGACCCTGCGGGGTGA
- a CDS encoding macrolide family glycosyltransferase: MRSAAAHRIALVNVANHGSVLPTLPVVSELVRRGHDVGYVTSPEYAGLVERTGAKVVPYASGAAGAAEAFADDDPARPHLLYLAENEAILRAAHAHYAEDAPDLVLYGEVPIIAGQVLAAAWKRPACRINPGFASNHAYSYSREMIEETGGVDERTQGVVNARLGALLAEYGLRDRAGEFADRVEDLNLVFVPREFQIAADTFDERFAFVGRSAAHEERPGTWRPPEDGSPVVLISLGTTFNDHPDFYRQCAEAFESTPWHVVMALGDRVGAGDLGPLPPNVEAHRWVSLPAVLEHARLLVTHGGIGAVMDALIVGRPMVVVPFTFDVKPMARRVGELGLGTVIPAAEFTGVRLREAVEELADDRATLERVRRMREHTARAGGAARAADVIEGYLARRR; encoded by the coding sequence ATGCGGAGCGCAGCGGCCCACCGAATCGCCCTTGTCAATGTCGCCAACCACGGCAGCGTGCTCCCCACCCTTCCGGTGGTGTCGGAGCTGGTCCGGCGCGGGCACGACGTCGGTTACGTGACGTCGCCGGAGTACGCCGGACTGGTCGAGCGGACGGGCGCGAAGGTGGTCCCGTACGCATCGGGGGCCGCGGGTGCGGCCGAGGCGTTCGCGGACGACGACCCGGCCCGGCCGCACCTGCTGTACCTCGCCGAGAACGAGGCGATCCTGCGGGCGGCGCATGCGCACTACGCCGAGGACGCGCCGGACCTGGTGCTGTACGGAGAAGTGCCGATCATCGCCGGCCAGGTGCTGGCGGCCGCCTGGAAGCGCCCCGCGTGCCGGATCAACCCGGGCTTCGCCTCCAACCACGCGTACTCCTACTCGCGGGAGATGATCGAGGAGACCGGCGGCGTCGACGAGCGCACGCAGGGCGTCGTCAACGCGAGGCTGGGCGCCCTGCTCGCCGAGTACGGCCTGCGGGACCGGGCCGGGGAGTTCGCCGACCGCGTCGAGGACCTCAACCTGGTCTTCGTCCCCCGCGAGTTCCAGATCGCGGCGGACACCTTCGACGAGCGGTTCGCGTTCGTCGGGCGCTCGGCCGCGCATGAGGAGCGGCCTGGCACGTGGCGGCCCCCGGAAGACGGCTCGCCGGTGGTGCTGATCTCGCTGGGGACGACCTTCAACGACCATCCCGACTTCTACCGGCAGTGCGCGGAGGCGTTCGAGAGCACGCCCTGGCACGTGGTGATGGCCCTGGGGGACCGGGTCGGAGCGGGCGATCTCGGCCCCCTGCCTCCGAACGTCGAGGCGCACCGGTGGGTCTCCCTCCCCGCCGTGCTCGAACACGCGCGCCTGCTCGTCACCCACGGCGGCATCGGTGCCGTGATGGACGCCCTGATCGTGGGCCGGCCCATGGTCGTCGTGCCGTTCACGTTCGACGTCAAGCCGATGGCCCGGCGGGTGGGCGAGCTCGGGCTGGGGACGGTGATCCCCGCGGCGGAGTTCACCGGCGTGCGGCTGCGCGAGGCGGTGGAGGAACTGGCGGATGACCGGGCCACGCTGGAACGGGTGCGCCGCATGCGCGAGCACACGGCCCGGGCCGGCGGCGCGGCCCGCGCCGCCGACGTGATCGAGGGCTATCTCGCACGGAGACGTTGA
- a CDS encoding MoaD/ThiS family protein — MPHLIVPGSWHNVTSGKVRSELPAANLRELLETFVSSHPEAGYRLYSPAGDLLPYHLFLVDGEQVPRATPPGDVALAPGSRVEIIPPLAGG, encoded by the coding sequence ATGCCCCACCTCATCGTCCCCGGCAGCTGGCACAACGTGACCTCCGGCAAGGTGCGCTCGGAGCTGCCCGCGGCCAACCTGCGCGAGCTCCTGGAGACGTTCGTGAGCTCGCACCCGGAGGCCGGCTACCGGCTCTACTCCCCGGCCGGCGACCTGCTGCCCTACCACCTGTTCCTCGTGGACGGCGAGCAGGTGCCCCGCGCGACGCCGCCGGGCGACGTCGCGCTCGCGCCCGGCAGCCGCGTCGAGATCATCCCGCCGCTGGCGGGAGGCTAG
- a CDS encoding class I SAM-dependent methyltransferase has product MSYGAAHAELYDPVFRSRGKDFEAEAEGLNRLVRSRSPKARSLLDVACGTGAHLENLARYFDHVEGIDHSPAMRDVARGRLPGVAVHSGDMRDFELHRTFDVVICMGSGLAEAESPEQMADSVARMSAHVAPGGVLIVEPWYFPDNFLDGHAAGHLFRENGQVISRMTHSARHGDTSRVEIRFVIVDSSGFREFTEVIVKYLLPREGYEAAFERAGCTVEFVPGFSLADGRPNSPGLLVGVRAGGTDRTG; this is encoded by the coding sequence ATGAGCTACGGAGCGGCACACGCCGAACTCTACGATCCCGTGTTCCGCAGCCGCGGGAAGGATTTCGAGGCGGAGGCCGAGGGGCTGAACCGTCTGGTCCGGTCCAGATCCCCGAAAGCGCGCTCCCTGCTCGACGTCGCGTGCGGCACGGGCGCCCACCTGGAGAACCTCGCCAGGTACTTCGACCACGTCGAAGGGATCGACCACTCGCCCGCCATGCGGGACGTCGCACGCGGGCGCCTGCCCGGCGTCGCGGTGCACTCCGGCGACATGCGGGACTTCGAGCTCCACCGGACCTTCGACGTGGTCATCTGCATGGGCAGCGGGCTCGCCGAGGCGGAGTCGCCCGAGCAGATGGCCGACTCGGTCGCCAGGATGTCGGCGCACGTCGCTCCGGGCGGGGTCCTCATCGTCGAACCGTGGTACTTCCCCGACAACTTCCTCGACGGGCATGCCGCGGGGCACCTGTTCCGGGAGAACGGCCAGGTGATCTCGCGGATGACGCATTCGGCGAGGCACGGGGACACGAGCCGCGTGGAGATCAGGTTCGTGATCGTGGACTCGTCCGGGTTCCGGGAGTTCACCGAGGTGATCGTCAAGTACCTGCTTCCCCGGGAAGGGTACGAGGCCGCCTTCGAGCGGGCCGGCTGCACCGTCGAGTTCGTCCCGGGTTTCTCGCTGGCCGACGGTCGCCCGAACAGCCCCGGGCTCCTCGTCGGCGTCCGCGCCGGCGGCACCGATCGAACCGGATGA